The genomic DNA GCCGCATCCTGGTGGAGCAGCACGGCGGCCAGGTGCCGCGCACGCGCGAGGCGCTCGAAGCCCTGCCCGGCGTGGGCCGCAAAACAGCCAACGTGGTGCTGAACGTGGCGTTCGGCCAGCCCACCATGGCGGTGGACACGCACATCTTTCGCGTCAGCAACCGCACGGGTCTCGCCCCCGGCAAGAACCCGCTGGCGGTGGAGAAGCAGCTGATGAAGCGCGTGCCCCCCGCCTACGCCGTCGATTCGCACCACTGGCTGATCCTGCTGGGCCGCTATGTGTGCCAGGCGCGTAAGCCGCGCTGCTGGGAATGCCTGGTGGCGCCGTATTGCGACTTTCAGCCCAAGACGAGCGCGCCCTAGCCCTGCGGACGCTGCAGCCGAAAGCGGATCCATCGCGCGGCTTCCACAGCAGATGCTTTTGGCATCTTTAATGCTATTATTAATATAGCTATCAGCGCTTTACCCATAAGCGCGAATGGCTTTTTTCTTTCAAATGTTTGAACGTCCGCCGGAAAGCCGATGCTCAGGCCTGAGCAAGGCCGCAAACTCCACGGCAGCCCGGCTGCGGGATGCACCACGCCGCCACAGAATGCCGGCGTGGCGCACCATCTGCGGCGAATGCAACTGGATGGCCTGCATGTCCGGCGCCTGGCGCGCGGCGCGTTCGGGCACGATGCACGCCAGCTCGCCCCAGCGACACACGTCAATCAGGCCCTCCACCGACTCCATCTCTACCCGCACCCAGGGCTGCACACCCGCGCCGCGCAGGCTGTCGTCAATCAGCTGGCGCGTGGCGAAAGCGCGCGGCAGCATGGCCAGCGGCACCTGGGCCAGGGCCTTGACGGCCAGCGTGCGGCGGCGCGCCAGCGGGTGGGCGCGGTTCACCACCAGCTGCATCCGCTCCTCGAACAAGGGCTCGGTCTCGATCTCGTCGCGCTGCGTGGGGTGAAAGGCGATGCCCACATCGAGCAGGCCTTCCACCAGCTGCTCCTCGATGGGCCCGGCGCGCAGGTCGCGCACCACGATGTTCACCTTGGGATAGGCCATGCTGAAGGCCGCCACCGTGGCCGGCACCAGGGTGTGCAAAAAGGTGGGGATGACGCCCACCGTGAGCACGCCCGACTGCAACCCCGTCATGTCGGCCAGCGCCATGCGCCCGGCCTCGATCTCCTGCAGCGCGCGAGCGGCATGCACACGAAAGGCCGCCCCGGCCTGCGACAGCCGCAAGCCCCGGCCCAGCCGGTCAAAAAGCTGGATCTCCAGCTCCTGCTCCAGCTGGCGCAGGCCGTGCGACAGCGTGGACTGCGTGACAAACAGGTTTTGCGCCGACTGCGTCAGGTGCTCGGTCTGGGCGATGTCGAGAAAGTAGCGCAACTGCCGGATTTCCATCGCTGACACTCCCATTTATTCGTTCGATTCGATCGAATGATAAGTTGCAAATAAATCATTGGAACGTCATACGGATTAAATCTAACCTTGCTTTTTTCTGCCCCGCGGTTGGGCCAACACCACTCAAAAAAGGTACACAGCGATGCACAGCCGCTTCACCATCGACCGCCTGCAGGCGCGGATTCTGGACATCCCGACGATCCGCCCGCACAAGCTCTCGTTTGGCTCCATCAGCCGCCAAAGCCCGGTCATCGTGCAGGTGTGGCTGAAGAACGGCGCCACTGGCTTCGGCGAGGCCGCCACCATTGGCGGCCCGTCGTGGAACGAAGAGTCGCCCGAAAGCATCCTGCACGCTATTCAAAACTACCTGGCGCCCGCCCTCACCGGCCAGGATGCCGGTGGTTTTGAAGCCGCCCTGGCGCGCATGGACAAGGCCTGCAAGGGCAATGCGTTTGCCAAGAGCGCGGTGGAGATGGCGCTGATCGACGCCGTGGCCCGCACGCAGGGCCTGCCCGCCTGGCAACTGCTGGGCGGCAAGGTGCACCAGAGCCTGCCCTTGGCCTGGACGCTGGCCAGCGGCGATGTGGAGCGCGACCTGCAGGAAGCGCACCTGCGCCTCACGCAAAAACGCCACCGCATCTTCAAGATGAAGATCGGCGCCCGCGCGCCTGAGGCCGACGTGGCCCATGTGGCGCAGATCGCGCGCGGCCTGCAGGGCAAGGCCACGCTCACGGTGGACGTGAACCAGGCCTGGGACGGCAACACCGCGCGCCGCTACCTGCCACAACTGGTCGAGGCCGGCGTGACGCTGATCGAGCAGCCCGTGGCGCAATGGAATGTGCAGGCGCTCAAAGACCTCACGGCCACGCTCGATGGCGCGCTCATCATGGCCGACGAAACCGTGTGCACGCCGCAAGACGCCATGATGCTGGCACGCGAAAAAGCCAGCCATGTGTTCTCGCTCAAGGTGGCCAAGCATGGCGGACTGATCCGCACCCGCAAGGTGGCCGCCGTGGCCGAGGCAGCCGACATCGGCTGGTACGGCGGCACCATGCTCGAAACATCTTTGGGCAGCGCCGCATCGGCCCATGTGTTTTCCACCCTGGGCGGCCAGCACCATGGCTGCGAGCTGTTTGGCCCGCAACTGCTGGTGGACGACATCGTCGAGCAGCAAATGCCCATCGTCGATTTCGAACTGCAACTGCCCGACGGCCCGGGCTTTGGCGTCGACATTTCGCTGGCTCAGCTGGAGCGCTTCGATCGCGCCCGCCAGGGCCTCACCGCCGTGCATGTGGACATGGCCGCACACACCACCACCCCCGTTTAAGGAGAAAACCGATGCTGTTTCTGGTTCGTATGGATGTGAACATCCCGCGCGACTTGCCCGTGGAGCAAGCCAACGAGATCAAGGCCCGCGAAAAGGCCTATTCGCAAGACCTGCAGCGCGACGGCCGCTGGAAGAGCATCTGGCGCGTGGTGGGCGAATACGCCAACTACAGCATCTTTGATGTGGCGTCCAACGACGAACTGCACCAGCTGCTGCAAGGCCTGCCGCTGTTCCCGTTCATGAAGATTTCCGTCACCCCTCTGGCGCAGCACCCTTCGGCCATCTGAAACCCCTCCATCTAAAACACCCGAGACAAACACGATGCACACCAAACGCCACCTCCTGGCCCTGCTGGCCCTGGCCGGCCTGGGACTGACTGCCCACGCCCAACCCGCGGCATCTGACTGGCCCAACAAGCCGATCCGCTGGGTGGTTCCCTTCCCGCCGGGTGGCGCGATGGACGCCATTGCCCGCACGCTGGGCGAAAAGGCCGCCAAGTCACTGGGCCAGCCCTTCGTCATCGAGAACAAGCCGGGCGCGGGCGGCAACATTGGTGCCGACTACGTGGCCAAACAGCCGGGTGATGGCTACACGATGATGATCACCTCGATCGGCATGGCCACCAACAAACCGCTGTACGGCAAGCTCAGCTACGACCCCATCAAGGACTTCGCGCCGGTGAGCCTGCTGGCCGTGGTGCCCAATGTGCTGGTCACCAACGCCACCCAGCCCGATGTGAAGACCGCCCGGGACGTGATCGCCGCCGCCCGCAGCGCACCCGGCAAGCTCACCTATGCGTCGGCCGGCAATGGCACTTCCATCCACCTGGCGGGCGAAGTGTTTACCTCGCTGGCCAAAGTGGAGATGCTGCACATCCCCTACAAGGGCAGCGGCCCGGCCGTGTCCGACCTGCTCGGCGGCCAGGTCAACTACATGTTTGACAGCATCACGTCG from Acidovorax sp. T1 includes the following:
- the catC gene encoding muconolactone Delta-isomerase codes for the protein MLFLVRMDVNIPRDLPVEQANEIKAREKAYSQDLQRDGRWKSIWRVVGEYANYSIFDVASNDELHQLLQGLPLFPFMKISVTPLAQHPSAI
- a CDS encoding muconate cycloisomerase family protein; this translates as MHSRFTIDRLQARILDIPTIRPHKLSFGSISRQSPVIVQVWLKNGATGFGEAATIGGPSWNEESPESILHAIQNYLAPALTGQDAGGFEAALARMDKACKGNAFAKSAVEMALIDAVARTQGLPAWQLLGGKVHQSLPLAWTLASGDVERDLQEAHLRLTQKRHRIFKMKIGARAPEADVAHVAQIARGLQGKATLTVDVNQAWDGNTARRYLPQLVEAGVTLIEQPVAQWNVQALKDLTATLDGALIMADETVCTPQDAMMLAREKASHVFSLKVAKHGGLIRTRKVAAVAEAADIGWYGGTMLETSLGSAASAHVFSTLGGQHHGCELFGPQLLVDDIVEQQMPIVDFELQLPDGPGFGVDISLAQLERFDRARQGLTAVHVDMAAHTTTPV
- the cynR gene encoding transcriptional regulator CynR, which encodes MEIRQLRYFLDIAQTEHLTQSAQNLFVTQSTLSHGLRQLEQELEIQLFDRLGRGLRLSQAGAAFRVHAARALQEIEAGRMALADMTGLQSGVLTVGVIPTFLHTLVPATVAAFSMAYPKVNIVVRDLRAGPIEEQLVEGLLDVGIAFHPTQRDEIETEPLFEERMQLVVNRAHPLARRRTLAVKALAQVPLAMLPRAFATRQLIDDSLRGAGVQPWVRVEMESVEGLIDVCRWGELACIVPERAARQAPDMQAIQLHSPQMVRHAGILWRRGASRSRAAVEFAALLRPEHRLSGGRSNI
- a CDS encoding Bug family tripartite tricarboxylate transporter substrate binding protein, translating into MHTKRHLLALLALAGLGLTAHAQPAASDWPNKPIRWVVPFPPGGAMDAIARTLGEKAAKSLGQPFVIENKPGAGGNIGADYVAKQPGDGYTMMITSIGMATNKPLYGKLSYDPIKDFAPVSLLAVVPNVLVTNATQPDVKTARDVIAAARSAPGKLTYASAGNGTSIHLAGEVFTSLAKVEMLHIPYKGSGPAVSDLLGGQVNYMFDSITSARPHIQSGKLRALGVTTAKRSSTLPDVPTLAEAGVPGYEVSPWFAVFMPASTPKAIIGKLNKALLDAMKDPDVVKRFESIGAEPVGSTPDELAKHLARESTRWTQLITERGIKLD
- the nth gene encoding endonuclease III, which encodes MKTAHIAPFFATLKAANPLPNTELEYTTVFELLAAVLLSAQATDVGVNKATRKLFPVAGTPQAILDLGLDGLEGYIKTIGLYKSKARHLLQTCRILVEQHGGQVPRTREALEALPGVGRKTANVVLNVAFGQPTMAVDTHIFRVSNRTGLAPGKNPLAVEKQLMKRVPPAYAVDSHHWLILLGRYVCQARKPRCWECLVAPYCDFQPKTSAP